In one Lolium rigidum isolate FL_2022 chromosome 3, APGP_CSIRO_Lrig_0.1, whole genome shotgun sequence genomic region, the following are encoded:
- the LOC124700717 gene encoding uncharacterized protein LOC124700717: MGFVLVISLPFIFFTILLGFGCYFLGKHRGREEMRAGVGAQIYGTPLPLPGVAGSSPGPYPLTKEGPANV, from the coding sequence atgggGTTTGTGCTGGTGATCTCCCTGcccttcatcttcttcaccatcCTGCTCGGCTTCGGCTGCTACTTCCTCGGCAAGCACAGGGGCCGCGAGGAGATGCGCGCCGGCGTTGGCGCGCAGATCTACGGCACGCCCCTGCCGCTGCCTGGCGTGGCCGGGAGCTCTCCGGGACCGTACCCGTTGACGAAAGAGGGGCCTGCCAACGTGTGA